One region of Armigeres subalbatus isolate Guangzhou_Male chromosome 3, GZ_Asu_2, whole genome shotgun sequence genomic DNA includes:
- the LOC134226895 gene encoding arrestin domain-containing protein 3-like, which translates to MAPPHCEIRFDDNPQGVFQGGQTLTGSVVLRLDKPILVNDFRLVISGSADVRWNVLRSRQRSVTYVGKEELLRAETKLIPQRDESTEIAAGVHVYNFASPIPLNVPTSFEGECGKIRYTVRAILDRPWKFDQTCTAAFTVLKPLDLNHHISNLKVRKKQKLIKTFCCWPCASNPLHIQVEIPMSGYVSGQKIPITVSLNNTSNTRVTGIKSSLQRKVSYISQHPKQKTRVMSKFLSNDWTAVTHDESATYLIELDVPEVAPTGKCSVLVIEYLLVVIVYVSGLHLNSRVELPITIGTIPFPSSPTVSTTTATVSNEQTDETLTAIVLPLSVANDEALPPSYEEAMSGLTININDDHPSAI; encoded by the exons ATGGCGCCCCCGCACTGTGAGATCCGATTCGATGACAATCCGCAAGGCGTCTTCCAAGGTGGACAAACCCTGACCGGCTCCGTAGTACTGCGCCTGGACAAACCTATACTGGTTAATG ACTTCAGATTAGTTATTTCCGGAAGTGCGGATGTTCGTTGGAATGTGCTAAGGAGCAGACAACGAAGTGTGACCTACGTCGGGAAGGAGGAACTGTTACGTGCCGAAACCAAATTGATCCCACAACGCGATG AAAGCACTGAAATAGCGGCTGGCGTTCACGTGTACAACTTTGCCAGCCCAATTCCTTTAAATGTGCCTACATCATTCGAAGGGGAATGTGGTAAAATTCGATACACGGTTCGTGCCATCCTTGATCGCCCATGGAAATTCGATCAGACGTGCACCGCGGCCTTCACAGTTTTGAAACCACTAGACCTCAATCACCACATCAGCAATTTAAAAGTACGCAAAAAGCAAAAACTGATCAAAACGTTTTGTTGTTGGCCCTGTGCATCGAATCCACTTCACATTCAAGTGGAAATACCCATGTCGGGATATGTTTCCGGTCAGAAAATCCCTATCACGGTTTCTCTGAACAATACCAGCAACACTAGGGTTACGGGCATTAAAAGCAGCCTACAACGAAAAGTGTCCTACATAAGTCAACATCCAAAGCAGAAAACTCGTGTGATGAGCAAATTCCTATCCAACGATTGGACAGCAGTTACCCACGACGAATCCGCCACATACCTAATAGAGCTAGATGTACCCGAGGTTGCACCAACAGGAAAGTGTTCCGTTCTTGTCATAGAATACCTACTTGTGGTAATAGTTTATGTGAGCGGCTTACATTTGAATTCGAGAGTTGAACTTCCAATCACGATTGGTACGATCCCATTCCCGTCATCACCAACGGTGTCAACAACCACAGCAACTGTCAGTAATGAACAGACTGATGAAACGTTAACTGCCATAGTACTTCCGCTCTCTGTCGCCAACGATGAAG CACTCCCTCCGTCTTATGAGGAAGCCATGAGTGGCTTGACTATAAACATAAACGATGATCACCCCAGTGCCATCTGA